The stretch of DNA AAGCACGGAGACGGCCTTGACCACCGCTCCGTGGGCGCAGTCGCCGGTCACGATGCGCACAGCAGGGGCACCGTTGAGGCCCCGGGTGTTGACCTCCCACCCCGCCCGTTCCAGCACACGGTACCTGGCCGCCGCAAGCCCGCAGACTATGGCCTGGGAGGTGCCGCTGACAAAACCGGCCACCACCTCATCGGGCAGCCCCAGGAGCTCGCGCAGCCAGCGTTGGCAAACCTCCTCAAGCTTGGCCACCACGGGAGACATCACCTGCAGTGCCGCGTTCTGGTCCCACATGTCCGAAAGCCACCGTACCGCAAGGGAGGCCGGGATCGCCCCACCGGTGACAAAGCCGAAATAGCGCCCGCCGGTGCCCGTCACCGTGGCGGGAGATCCGTACCGGTGCAGCTGTCGCACCAGCGACTGTGCGTCACAGGGTTCTTCGGGGAGGGGTTCCTCGAACACACCGAGCCCCTCCAGGGCTTCCTGTTGAGGGAAGACGGGGCGGCCGGAAACCTGATCGGCGTATTCAAAGGCGCACTGCTGGGCAGTTCTGAATACCTCTTTACTGGACATCTCCTGAAACATCCGATGTTGTAGTGGCTGCATCGTTTTTGCTCTCCCCATTCATGCTCAGTTGGTCGCAACTATGCCCCCCGGCGCACGGCCATCTTCCTGCGCAACAGCTGGGCGTTGACCGCCACAATGACCGTGCTGAGGCTCATCACGCCCCCAGCGCGGGGCTGACGAGAATGCCGGCGTTGTACAGAACACCGGCGGCCAGGGGTATGGCCGCAACAGTATAGCCTGTAGCCCAGACAAAGTTCTGGATCATCTTCCTGTGCGTCTCCCTGCCGAACAGCACCAGCGAAACGATTGATGGTGCCGCCGGTTTTGCGACCGCCTCCTTCGTCATGCTTTCCGTCAGCGCAGTGGAGGTCCTTCCATTGCCGGCTCGGCCGCTTTCCGGTGTTTTCGTTCCGGTCACTGCGGATACAGCTCGTGAGGTGTAGAATGGAGGTGCTGCAAAGGGAGGGAACACGATGAGCCTCGAACTCTGGGCGGCCTTCGTGGCCGCTTCGGTCTGCATTCTCATTCTGCCCGGCCCGGTGATCATCACGGTGATCAGCCAGGCAGCGGCATACGGGAGGACCTCCGTGGTCCCGCTTGTGGCCGGCGTTGTCCTGGGGGACTTCACGGCCATGACGCTCTCCATCGTGGGGCTGGGAGCACTGATTTCCGCCTCGGCGGTTCTCTTTTCCGTGTTCAAATGGATAGGCGCGTGCTACCTGGTCTATCTGGGGATAGGCCGGTGGCGTGCCTCCAGAGAAGAAACCTCCACACAGGCTCCACACACAACCAGAGGCCCCGCCCTCTTCCGCAGTTCCTATATCGTTGCGGCCTCAAACCCCAAGAGCATTGCCTTCTTCGTCGCCTTCCTGCCCCAGTTCGTCAATCCGCAGCAGCCTGCGGCGCAGCAGTTCCCGCTGCTGATGGGGACCTTCCTCCTGCTTTCTTTCACCAACGCCGGTCTCCTGGCATTCTTCTCGGGAACGCTGCGGGAGACCCTGCAGAGCAGTGCCTTCCACAGGTGGGTCAACCGGTGCGGCGGTACGGCGCTCATCGGGGCCGGCATCTTCACGGCGGCGATGAAGCAGACCTAACCAGACACAAAAAGCCGGCCCGGCATCCCTCGCATGAAATCCCGGTTCACGATCTATGGAACCTGCGAAGGTCCCCCTACCCTCCGGCGAGGAGCGGAAAGACGGAGACCTCGTCGCCGGAGGCGAGCTCCGTGTCGCCGCCGTTCAGGTGGACGATATGACGGCCGTTGACGAGGATGATCGTCTGTGAGGAGATCTCTCCGGCCTCCGTGAGGGCCATCCTCCGGAAGGGAGTGCCGTAACGGTCGGCAAGAGCCGCCAGGAGGTCCCGGACGGTGGGTTGCTCCGGGACCTCCACGGCCTTGCAGTCGGTCACGTTCCGGAAGGTGCCGAAAAACGCGACCTTGATCATCCCTACTTGTACCCTTCCAGACCCAGCGCGGCGAGCTTCTCGGCGGTGGGCACGCCCTTGTCGTCCCAGCCGCGTTCCTCGTAGTACCTGGGCAGCATCTCCGCAAGCCGGCTGACCTTGCCCTGGGCGGGCCCCGCAGGAATGGGGGTTTTCAGGAGTCGATCGGGCAGCCGGTCGTCCGCGGCGGAGAGCCCCGCCTTGAGATTGAAGAGCCGTTCCAGGTTCCAGATGCGGTCGCCCACCTCCAGCACCTTCCCGGCATCGTAGGCCTTGCCTGTCGCCGCGGCCAGGAGTTCGCCGATCTCGTCGCCCCCAAGGGCGAAGGTGGCGAAGAGGCACATGCCGCCGGCGTCCACCGTGCCGGTGAGGTCCTGGAAGATCTTGGCCCAGGTGGGCTTGTCGTCGATGCTGTCGGGATCGAGCTTCTGCGGCAGACCCAGCACCTCCGGCGAGGTCAGGTAGCCGCGGACGTGGCAGCCGCCGCGGTTGGAGGTGGCGTACTCCAGCCCCATTCCCTGCAGGGCCCGGGGGTCGTAGGCGGGCATCTCCTGCTTTTTCACCGACATGGAGAGCTCCGGGCGGCCGTACTTCTCGGCCAGACGGGCCGAACCGAGGGCCAGCTCGTCGCCGAAGCCCTGTCGGTAGGCCGTGGCCTCGGTGAGCCTGGTGAGCATCTCCGCCGCACCGAATCCCAGCGCGCCGCCCACCCTGCCGTCGTCGATGACCCCTTCCTCGTAGAGCTCCATGGCGCAGCCGATGGTGCTGCCCATGGTGATGGTGTCCAGCCCCAGTTCATTGCAGAGGAAGTTGGCCTTGGTGATGGCGTTGAGGTCGCTCACCCCGCAGTGGGCGCCGTAGGCCCAGACCGTCTCGTACTCCGGCCCCTCGCCTTCGCCCTCGTAGGGCGGCTCCGACTTGGAGACCCGCCCGCAGCGCATGGCGCAGCCGAAACAGCCCTTGGGCTTCACCAGATACTTCTCGGCCAGCGTCTCGCCGCTGATTGCCTCGGCCTCCTCGAACTGCGCCTCCCGGAAGTTCCTGGTGGGCAGGGCGCCAACGGAGTTGATCACATTCACCAGGATGTCCGTGCCGTAGGCCGGGAGCCCTTCGGAGGTGACGGAGTTCTCGCTCAGCTTGGTACGGGCGTCCTTCACCGCCGCCATGAAGCGCTCCTCCTCGGCGATCTGCACCTTGCCCGTCCCCCGGACCACCACGGCCTTGAGGTTCTTGGAGCCCATCACCGCTCCGACTCCGCTGCGTCCCGGCGCACGGTGCTTGTCGTTCATGATGCAGGCGAAGAGCACACCATTCTCGCCGGCTGGCCCGATGCAGGCCACCTTGGCCTTGGGATCGGTGGCCTCCAGGAGCGTATCGGTGGCCTCGTCGGTCTTTTTCCCCCAGAGTTCGCCGGCGTCGCGCAGCTCCACACTGTCGTCGTGCACCCAGAGGTAGACGGGCTTCTCCGCCTTCCCCTCGAAGATGATCATGTCGTAACCGGCGTACTTCAGGTCCGGCCCCCAGAAACCGCCGGAGTTGGACGCCGCAATGGTACCGGTGAGCGGGCCCTTGGTGACCACGTTGAACCGTCCGCTGGAAGGCGAAAGCGTCCCCGTCAGCGGCCCCCCGGCGAAGATCAGCTTGTTCTCCGGGCCCAGGGGATCCACCTTGGGGTCCACCTCGTCGCAGAAATACTTGGTGCCGAGCCCGCGTCCGCCGACGTAGCGCTCGGCGTCGTCCATCCTGGTCGCTTCCTTCGTCACCTTGCCTGCCGTGAGATCCACACGCAACACAGTACCCGTCCATCCATACATACACAGTCCCTCCTCTGCAATCACTGGCTCTCTGTCCCATCGACCACTCGGCTACCGCCGCAGAGCCACCGGCCGCCGCAACGGTACGCACATTCCCCGCAGAGGAGACATCAGGCACTTTTCAGAGCCTAACCACGCATAGGGCACGCTTGGCATCACTCTCATCACGGTTTGCTACCCCTCCCCAAACGTAGTTACAAACCTGATTGCCAACCCTGCTGCCACAGCTATTCCTTTCGGAGGCCGCAGCCTCCACGGCTGGAGATCACTCGGAACGCTCCGGCAGATCCCTCCCTTCGCGATTCTGCGACGACGCGCCGCCACCCACAGCAACGTGTCCCCGCCACGCAATACGGCACCCCCTTTCTTCCCGGACCGCCGCATTGCCATGAAATACTACACCCATTGAAAATTCAGAACAAGAGACAGCAGTCGCGGATGCTGACACAGCCACACGAATGTTCACCCTGCAGTCTGACAAAGAGAACCAAAAGAACACCAAAGAATTCGGAACATTCCCTCAAGATAGACTTTAAGGGACAATCGGAGCCCTTCCGCCGGAAATCAGGGTCCGACTTTCCAAAACGAAGGCAAAAGGCCGAAATTTTTTCCATTTATAAGGCAGAGAGCATCGATCGCAATATTTGCGAGACGTGCAAAGCCCTCTGGGAAAATGACCTTGTGGTACACTGATTTTACCAAGACATTACCCGAACTTTATTGTATACAATCCTCCTTCGCATCACTCCGACAAATAGGCCCTGTCGCGCAAAAGACCGGGCCAACAGAATCTTTGGCATCCGCAAGGGGGAATCCATTTGGCAGCAGAATGGCAGCGGTTTGACAGAGAGAGGGAAAGGACGAGACTGGAGGAGGTGTCCATAATGGGATAATGACACGAGCTTGACTTCCAGACTGACTTCCGGAATTTTAAAATACGTCAATTTCAAGCGAAGGAGAGGCGTTATGAGAAAAAGAACAAGACATCTGTTTATTTCATTTCTATTGGTAGCAGCAGCCCTGCTCTACTGTGGAACCGCCCTCGCGGCGGAGCTGCAGTCGGCCCCATTGAACCCGGATTTCCTCGCCTATCTGGAGAAGATCGACGAGAAGAGCTCGAACGTGGGCATCGGCGGCGGAGGCCACCCCACGGGATACGTCCCCCATCCGGTGGATTTCTCCCATCTGGCAGGAAAGTCCTTTGTCCCCCGGAGCGCCCGCAAGCAGGTCAACACCGCTCCGGCCCAGTACGACCTCCGTTCGCTGGGGGAGGTCCCTCCCGTCAAAGACCAGAACCCCTACGGGATGTGCTGGACCTTCGCCGCCCAGGCCTCCATCGAGTCCTCCATGCTGAAACAGGGGATGGGCACGGCGGACTACTCGGAGTGGCAGCTGGGGTATCAGGCCTTTAACGGCACACCGTCATTCGACAACAATTCGGGAAGGGACTGGCCCAACGCGGGCGGCGACGACTGGATTGCCGTGGCGGTGATGGCCAGGTGGGATGCACCGGTCCTGGAAAGCGATGCACCCTATGACGGCCCGACTCCCACAGGAAACGAGACCATCCAGAAACATCTCCAGAACGCCCACTATCTCCACATGGATCCCGCCTCGCCGATGATGCCCAGGTACCCCGCCATCGACATCGAGAACGCCAAGTATGCGCTGATGAACTACGGCGCCATCAGCATCGGTGTCTATTCGTCAGCCATGGGTGACGCCACGGTCTGGGACAGCGCCACCAGCGCCTACTACTACCAGGGATCCGGGATCTCCGACCACGCCGTGGATATCGTCGGCTGGGACGACAGCTACACGGCGGACAACTTCGCCACCACGCCCCCCGGCAACGGCGCCTGGATCGTCCGCAACAGCTGGGGCAGCGCCTGGGGCGACAGCGGCTATTTCTACGTCTCCTACTACAGCAAGGGGATCGACAGCGGCATCGCCTACGCCGTGGAGGATGTCGACAACTACGACTATAACTACCAGTACGATCCCCTGGGCGCCTGCGATACCGTCGGGTACGACTCGGAAACGGCCTGGTTCGCCAATGTCTTCGAGGCCGGAACGGGCAAGGAGGCTGCCGGCAGCAAAGGGGCGGCCGGCGAACAGATCAAGGCCGTCTCCTTCTACTGCAACAGCGCCTCCACGTCCAACCCCGCGACCTACAACATCTATGTCTACACCGATCTCCCGGCGAGCCCCGGCAACCCCATCAACGGGACACTGCGGGATGTGACCGGCGGGACACTGGGCCGCACGGGGTACGTCACCGTACCGCTCGGCAACGCCGTCTATGTCGCCGAGGAGGAGAGGTTTTCCATCGTGGTGGAGCTCACCACGCCGGGGTACACCTACCCCATTGGGGTGGAACGTCCGATCACCGGCTACACCAGCAACGCCACGGCGTCGGCGGGGCAGAGCTACGTCTCGTCGAACGGGACAACCTGGACGGATATGACGACCCTGGCCGCTAACGCCAATGTCTGCCTCAAGGCCTTCACCGACGATGCCGCAGGCACCCACTACTTCGTCACCGAAAACGGTTCCGGCGACGGCTCTAGCTGGGAGAACGCCTCCTCGGATCTGGCGGGCATCCTGCAGAAGGCTGCTTCCGGCAACGAGGTCTGGGTGGCTGCAGGCACCTACACTCCGATCAGCGTCGATACGCCCACCAGCACGGACCGGGAGGCAAGCTTTGTACTTCCGGAGGGTGTCGAGGTCTACGGTGGCTTCGCCGGCGATGAGACCTCCCTGTCGGAGCGGGACATCAGTGACAACGAAACAATCCTCAGCGGCAACATCGGAAACGAAACCGTCTCACGGGACAACTGTTACCACGTACTGTCCGCCGTTGACCCGGACTACAATTCAAGCGACATCGAGCCCGAGATCATTGTTGACGGCTTCACCATCCGCGACGGCTATGCCTCGCGGGACCTGGGCGGCGACGAGGTCGATAATGAAGGCGCCGGGATGCAGGTCAAGGGAATCTCCTCTCTTGTGATTCGCAATTGCAAATTCATGAACAACTTCGCTTACAGATCTGGAGGAGGATTCCTCTCCTACGAAAGCGGCCTAACCTTCGACAACTGCACCTTCCAGGATAACAAGGCATTCTTGGGTGGGGGAGCGTTTGTCGCAGACAGTACCAACATCACTGTCAGGAATTGCACTTTCAAAGGGAATTGGGCGGTGTCCGGCAGCGGCTTCTTTGAAGATACCAGCAGCCCTCTAGTCGAAGATTGTCTCTTTGAAGACAACGTCGCCAGTGAGGATGCTGCTGGGATAGCAAGCGAATACGGACAAAGCTATCCCATTATCCGTGGGTGTGTGTTCAGAAACAACGAATCTCAATGCGACGATGGTGTTGCAATATGGTTTAACGAGAGCAACCCCACTATTGAAGACTGCACATTCGAAAACAATATCGTCACAGGATGGGCAAATCATCACGGAGGTGGCTTCAGCCTCCATCTCAGCGAGGAGGCGTCTATAGAGAGCTGCGATTTCACGGGTAACAGCGGGGCCATCTATGTCCACGACAGCAGCTATACGATGCGGAACTGCAGTTTCACCGGCAATTACGCCGACAATGGCGATCAGGGGGGCGCCATCAAACACTATCTCGATCCTGTCCGCAGCTACGATATCACTATAGAGATTGCGGACTGCTCCTTCACCGACAACAAAGCCGACGGCCAGGGCGGCGCCATCATGACAACCACAAGCCCCGATTACCACAAGGCCATCAGCATCGACATGACGATCACGAACTGCACCTTCACGGGCAACGAAGGGGATTCGGGCGGAGCTATCCACACCTACTACGTAGAACCTCTTATCCAGAGCTGCGACTTTACGGAAAACCGCGGCGTACAGGTCGGCGGCGCATTGGCACAGACACAGAGCAACGCCAGGATCCTGCATTCCACCTTCGACGGAAACACTACAGCCAAATCAGGCGGCGCCGTCTGGAACCTCAGCAGTGATGTGGTGACCACCAACTGCACCTACTACCAAAACGGAACAACGTCACCTGATCACGGGGGCGGAGCCTTCGCCAACTGGGGAAGCGATCCCAAAATCACCAACTGCACCTTTACGGGCAACCTCTCCAGCCATGGAAGCGGCATGTACAATCAAGAGGGCAGCAATCCCACTATTACCAACAGCATCTTCTGGAACGACCGCAACAACGATATCGCAAACAACGGCGATTCCACTCCCACCATCACCTACTCCGTCATCAACGACGACAACCCCGACAGGTTCGGCGACCACAACACCAATGCCGATCCGATGCTGGACACGCTGAAAGACAACGGCGGACCCACGGAAACCTGCGCCATCGGCACAACCGGTTCAGCCTACGACAGCGCTACGGCCAATGGAGCCCCGGCCACCGACCAGCGCGGCGAACCCAGGCCCTCGGGCAACGGCTACGACATCGGCGCCTACGAAATCCAGATCACCGCGCCAACATCTACACCAGCACCGGTACCCACCGAACCGCCCGCCCCGGAGCCGACGACCGCACCGACTGCAGCCCCCACGGCGACACCGACCTCCGGACCTACGCCCACTCCGGTTCCCGTTCCGGAATCTGAGGATGTGGACAGCGATGACGTGACGCCCGACGAGGATTCCGGGACGGTCAGCGCCGATGTGGAGCCGGTGGAAGAGGAAGACGAGGACGAGGTGGCACAGCAGGCCCAGGAGATGATCGACGACGGCGAAGCCGGAAAGGTCGACCGGATCCGCACCTCCAAGGTGAAGGCCAGGCTGAGGGAAGGCAGCGACAGGGCGGGCTTCACCATCAGTGACGGCGGCAACGAGATGACCGCCCAGGCCGAAATCAGGACGAAGGTGCTGGTCAAAAACCAGGGCGGCGACTGGAAACGCTTCGATCCCGGCTACAGCGGCGAGGACCTGGAGATCACCGAGACAGCAGACGGCAGTCTCAAGCTCTTCGTGACCGACCAGAAGGCCTACGACCAGGACGGCGAGGTGGGCCTCGTGGAGACGGACCTGGCCATTGTGACCTATCAGGCGGCCACACCGACCACGGCACCGACGACGCCCTCAAGCGGCGGTGGCGGCGGCTGCAGCATGGGCTTCTCGCTCTTCGGACTGTTGCTGGTCCTGGTGCCGGGGCTGCTGGCCATCCGGCGGTAGACGGCGTTCTCCGCGCAGCCGGGACACCCCGGGGCGCGCTGCACCACAACCAGCCGGGCTCCGGGGGCAGCCGCCACCGCCTCCGCGGAGCCCTTTCCTCCATCACGCCGGGCATCCTTCAGGGTGCCCGGCGTTTCCCTTGCATGCGCACATATGGACACCACACAGGCCACGGAGAGCTGGCGGATACGACAAGCCACCCGCCGCCGCTGCAACCCCACACCCTGAGAGCCTCCACTGGGTTGTGCCATGCCTCCCAGGGGAACCACCCAAACAGCCACAGCGCGCCTACGGAGCATTCCTGCAGTTCATCTTTCCAAACACAGCGACAAATCGCAGGGATTCTCCTTGTACCCTCCATCCTCTGCAGGTATGATAGGCAGGACCAATTTCCCATACTAATGCAGAAACTCCACAAACCAGCCTTTCCAGCACGGCATGCAATAGCGCTCTACACCGACACAGCAAGGGGGCATGGAATCCCATGAGAAGACGAAGGCAACACTACGTGACCGCGTCTGTCGTCGCGGCGGCGCTCTTGGTTTGCGGTACGGCCGCCGCCATGGCACCGCAGCCGGCGCCGCCGAATCCGGACTTTCTGGCTTACCGGGAGCAACTGGAAGAAGCAAAACAGGCCGAGCCCCGGGGGTGCATCCCCCATCCGGTAAACCTCTCCCATCTGGCGGGGAGCTCCATCGTTCCCCTGAACGCCCGGGAAGAGGTGCGACACTACGCCGCCACCTATGATCTCCGCACTCTCGACCAGGTGCCGCCTGTCCGCAACCAAAGAACCTACAAAATCTGCTATGCTTTCGCCGCCCAGGCATCCATCGAATCCTCCATGCTGAAACAGGACAAGGAAAAGGCGGACTACTCGGAGTGGCAGCTGGCCTACGAGACCTACAACGGTTTCGTGACGGAGAACGACTATCCTCCATTTGACCGTGACTACTCCGTCAAATGGTATCACCTGGGCGGGGTAGACCGCCAGGCGGCGTCCGTTCTGGCCCGCTGGGACGCCCCGGTACTGGAAAGCGACGCTCCCTGCGGCGGAGAGGACCCCACAGGGAAGGGAACAGTCCAAAAGCATCTCCAGAAGGCCCTCTACCTCCCCGGGATCAGGAACGAACCTCTCGATACCGGGAACGCCAAGTACGCCCTGGTGCACTACGGTGCGATCAGTATCAGCATGTTCGCAGGCGGCATGGCCGATCCGGCGGTCTGGAACAAAGAAACCAACGCCTACTACTATCCCTATGACGCCGCGCCGGCAACCGACCACGCAGTCAATATCGTCGGCTGGAACGACAACTACCCCAAAGAGAACTTCGCCTCGGAACCCGCCGAAGACGGTGCCTGGATCGTCCGGAACAGCTGGGGAACCGACTGGGGCGACAAGGGATACCTCTACATCTCCTACCACAGCGCGGGCCTCGAAAACGGGGTGGCCTACACCGTCGAGAAGACCGACAACTACGACAATATCTACCAGTACGATCCTCTCGGTCTCTGCCAGGCAATAGGCTTCGGCTCCGACACGGCCTGGTGCGCCAATGTCTTCAAGACAGGCACAGGCCGCACAACGCGGGGAACCGCCACGCAAGGGAGCAGCGGCGAACGGATCAAAGCCGTCTCCTTCTACTCTCTCGGCGGCTCCTCAATGAACCCGGCCCAGTACACCATCTACGTCTACACCGATCTCCCGGACCATCCCGACGATCCCTGCAATGGAGACCTCTGGGAGGTGATCGACGGAAAACTGGAGCAAGCAGGCTACGTCACCATTCCGCTCAACAATGCGGTGCCTGTCAGCAAAGACGAGGTTTTCTCCATTGTCCTGCAACTCACCACTCCCGGGTACCACTCCCCTATCCCGGTCGAAAGCCCGGTCAAAGACTATAGCAGCTTCGCTACCTGCGGATACAAGGAGAGCTTCATCTCACCCAGCATGACAGACTGGGATGAGCTGGACCTGCATATCGACGGTGCCAATGTCTGCGTCAAGGCCTTTACCGACAGCCTCGCGGAACCGGCCACCCCCACGCCGACGCCGAGACCGGCCACACCGACACCCACATTGATCCCCACCCTGGCACCGCAGCCAACCAGAGCCCCGACGGCCACACCTGCTGCAGCGCCCACGGCAACGCCCACACCGGGCCCCGTTCCCGAACCGGAGGAGATCGGCAGCGGTGATGTGGAACCCGACAGCGAGGTGGCCAGTATGGATGTGGAGCCCCTGGACGGCGAGGACAACAGCGGAGCCCAGCAGTCCGCCCAGGGCC from Synergistales bacterium encodes:
- a CDS encoding LysE family translocator: MSLELWAAFVAASVCILILPGPVIITVISQAAAYGRTSVVPLVAGVVLGDFTAMTLSIVGLGALISASAVLFSVFKWIGACYLVYLGIGRWRASREETSTQAPHTTRGPALFRSSYIVAASNPKSIAFFVAFLPQFVNPQQPAAQQFPLLMGTFLLLSFTNAGLLAFFSGTLRETLQSSAFHRWVNRCGGTALIGAGIFTAAMKQT
- a CDS encoding MoaD/ThiS family protein; translated protein: MKVAFFGTFRNVTDCKAVEVPEQPTVRDLLAALADRYGTPFRRMALTEAGEISSQTIILVNGRHIVHLNGGDTELASGDEVSVFPLLAGG
- a CDS encoding aldehyde ferredoxin oxidoreductase family protein, coding for MYGWTGTVLRVDLTAGKVTKEATRMDDAERYVGGRGLGTKYFCDEVDPKVDPLGPENKLIFAGGPLTGTLSPSSGRFNVVTKGPLTGTIAASNSGGFWGPDLKYAGYDMIIFEGKAEKPVYLWVHDDSVELRDAGELWGKKTDEATDTLLEATDPKAKVACIGPAGENGVLFACIMNDKHRAPGRSGVGAVMGSKNLKAVVVRGTGKVQIAEEERFMAAVKDARTKLSENSVTSEGLPAYGTDILVNVINSVGALPTRNFREAQFEEAEAISGETLAEKYLVKPKGCFGCAMRCGRVSKSEPPYEGEGEGPEYETVWAYGAHCGVSDLNAITKANFLCNELGLDTITMGSTIGCAMELYEEGVIDDGRVGGALGFGAAEMLTRLTEATAYRQGFGDELALGSARLAEKYGRPELSMSVKKQEMPAYDPRALQGMGLEYATSNRGGCHVRGYLTSPEVLGLPQKLDPDSIDDKPTWAKIFQDLTGTVDAGGMCLFATFALGGDEIGELLAAATGKAYDAGKVLEVGDRIWNLERLFNLKAGLSAADDRLPDRLLKTPIPAGPAQGKVSRLAEMLPRYYEERGWDDKGVPTAEKLAALGLEGYK
- a CDS encoding right-handed parallel beta-helix repeat-containing protein, producing MRKRTRHLFISFLLVAAALLYCGTALAAELQSAPLNPDFLAYLEKIDEKSSNVGIGGGGHPTGYVPHPVDFSHLAGKSFVPRSARKQVNTAPAQYDLRSLGEVPPVKDQNPYGMCWTFAAQASIESSMLKQGMGTADYSEWQLGYQAFNGTPSFDNNSGRDWPNAGGDDWIAVAVMARWDAPVLESDAPYDGPTPTGNETIQKHLQNAHYLHMDPASPMMPRYPAIDIENAKYALMNYGAISIGVYSSAMGDATVWDSATSAYYYQGSGISDHAVDIVGWDDSYTADNFATTPPGNGAWIVRNSWGSAWGDSGYFYVSYYSKGIDSGIAYAVEDVDNYDYNYQYDPLGACDTVGYDSETAWFANVFEAGTGKEAAGSKGAAGEQIKAVSFYCNSASTSNPATYNIYVYTDLPASPGNPINGTLRDVTGGTLGRTGYVTVPLGNAVYVAEEERFSIVVELTTPGYTYPIGVERPITGYTSNATASAGQSYVSSNGTTWTDMTTLAANANVCLKAFTDDAAGTHYFVTENGSGDGSSWENASSDLAGILQKAASGNEVWVAAGTYTPISVDTPTSTDREASFVLPEGVEVYGGFAGDETSLSERDISDNETILSGNIGNETVSRDNCYHVLSAVDPDYNSSDIEPEIIVDGFTIRDGYASRDLGGDEVDNEGAGMQVKGISSLVIRNCKFMNNFAYRSGGGFLSYESGLTFDNCTFQDNKAFLGGGAFVADSTNITVRNCTFKGNWAVSGSGFFEDTSSPLVEDCLFEDNVASEDAAGIASEYGQSYPIIRGCVFRNNESQCDDGVAIWFNESNPTIEDCTFENNIVTGWANHHGGGFSLHLSEEASIESCDFTGNSGAIYVHDSSYTMRNCSFTGNYADNGDQGGAIKHYLDPVRSYDITIEIADCSFTDNKADGQGGAIMTTTSPDYHKAISIDMTITNCTFTGNEGDSGGAIHTYYVEPLIQSCDFTENRGVQVGGALAQTQSNARILHSTFDGNTTAKSGGAVWNLSSDVVTTNCTYYQNGTTSPDHGGGAFANWGSDPKITNCTFTGNLSSHGSGMYNQEGSNPTITNSIFWNDRNNDIANNGDSTPTITYSVINDDNPDRFGDHNTNADPMLDTLKDNGGPTETCAIGTTGSAYDSATANGAPATDQRGEPRPSGNGYDIGAYEIQITAPTSTPAPVPTEPPAPEPTTAPTAAPTATPTSGPTPTPVPVPESEDVDSDDVTPDEDSGTVSADVEPVEEEDEDEVAQQAQEMIDDGEAGKVDRIRTSKVKARLREGSDRAGFTISDGGNEMTAQAEIRTKVLVKNQGGDWKRFDPGYSGEDLEITETADGSLKLFVTDQKAYDQDGEVGLVETDLAIVTYQAATPTTAPTTPSSGGGGGCSMGFSLFGLLLVLVPGLLAIRR